In Paracoccus aerodenitrificans, the following are encoded in one genomic region:
- a CDS encoding STAS domain-containing protein produces MSAAIRLPARLDLTAAHPLAREISAVGGDLILDCAEVTHLGGLCLQVLLAAQKDCQANGRDFRLLNRTEDLDAALKLLGAELPQSSEKVPT; encoded by the coding sequence ATGAGCGCCGCGATCAGACTGCCGGCGCGGCTGGATCTGACCGCCGCGCACCCTCTTGCCCGCGAAATCTCTGCGGTTGGGGGGGATCTGATTCTTGACTGTGCAGAGGTGACACATCTCGGGGGGCTATGTTTGCAGGTTCTTCTGGCTGCGCAGAAGGACTGTCAGGCAAACGGGCGGGACTTCCGGCTTCTGAACCGAACCGAAGATCTTGACGCGGCGCTGAAACTGCTCGGTGCCGAACTGCCTCAATCCTCGGAAAAGGTGCCCACATGA
- a CDS encoding sulfite exporter TauE/SafE family protein, with protein MADLILIFVAGIVGGLLNAIAGGGTFITFPALVFTGVPEIAANATSTVAAMPGYLAAAIGFRRDIAEIERPLLLRLTGWTMFGGAIGSLLLLISSNAAFAVLVPFLLLGATVVFLKGPQIREWAAQRRGAVTAFGAGSMVPVAIYGGFFNGGLGIVLLALFAMWGMTNLHAMNGLKSWLSFALSVVSLVIFASGGKIVWVPALVMSAGTIIGGLAGAPVSRGIPVQTLRMLIAVVGFGMTAVFFWRLVA; from the coding sequence ATGGCTGATTTGATTCTGATCTTTGTCGCCGGAATTGTCGGCGGGCTTCTCAACGCGATTGCGGGCGGAGGGACTTTCATTACCTTTCCGGCGCTCGTCTTTACCGGCGTGCCAGAGATCGCAGCGAATGCCACATCCACTGTCGCGGCAATGCCGGGATATCTTGCCGCAGCCATTGGCTTTCGCCGCGATATCGCGGAAATCGAGCGCCCTTTGCTGCTGCGCCTGACCGGATGGACCATGTTCGGCGGCGCGATCGGGTCCTTGTTGCTGCTGATTTCCTCTAACGCAGCCTTCGCGGTGCTGGTGCCGTTCCTGCTTCTGGGCGCGACGGTTGTGTTTCTGAAAGGGCCGCAGATCCGCGAATGGGCGGCGCAGAGACGCGGGGCCGTGACCGCATTCGGCGCAGGCAGCATGGTGCCGGTCGCGATCTATGGCGGGTTCTTCAATGGCGGATTGGGAATCGTGCTTCTGGCCCTGTTCGCGATGTGGGGCATGACAAATCTGCATGCGATGAACGGGCTGAAAAGCTGGCTGAGTTTCGCCCTGTCGGTGGTCTCTCTGGTGATCTTCGCCTCGGGCGGCAAGATCGTCTGGGTGCCTGCTCTGGTCATGAGCGCGGGGACCATAATCGGAGGGCTTGCCGGAGCACCGGTTTCGCGCGGGATTCCTGTTCAGACCCTGCGTATGCTGATCGCAGTGGTCGGTTTCGGAATGACCGCCGTGTTCTTCTGGCGATTGGTGGCCTGA
- the rpsA gene encoding 30S ribosomal protein S1 yields MAERASMEDFEAMLNESLDIDTPDEGSVVKGKVIAIEAGQAIIDVGYKMEGRVDLKEFANPGEDANLSVGDEVEVYLDRVENARGEASISREKARREEAWDRLEKAYAEEESVEGAIFGRVKGGFTVDLGGAVAFLPGSQVDVRPVRDAGPLMGLKQPFQILKMDRRRGNIVVSRRAILEESRAEQRAEVIANLTEGQTVDGVVKNITEYGAFVDLGGVDGLLHVTDMAWRRVNHPSEILSIGETVKVQVIKINRDSHRISLGMKQLQADPWDSVAEKFPIGSVHQGRVTNITDYGAFVELEAGIEGLVHVSEMSWTKKNVHPGKIVSTSQEVDVMVLEIDEAKRRVSLGLKQTQRNPWEVFAETHPTGTQIEGEVKNITEFGLFVGLDGDIDGMVHLSDISWDVRGEDAIQDFRKGDVVRAVVQEVDVEKERISLSIKALENEAMAEAVEGVKRGDVITVEVTAIEDGGIEVEYNSAKSFIRRSDLARDRQDQRPERFGVGDKVDVRVTNVDAKSRRLGLSIKAREIAEEKEAVEQYGSSDSGASLGDILGAALKSRE; encoded by the coding sequence ATGGCTGAACGCGCAAGCATGGAAGATTTCGAGGCGATGCTCAATGAGAGCCTCGATATTGACACCCCCGACGAGGGTTCTGTCGTCAAAGGCAAGGTGATTGCCATCGAGGCCGGACAGGCCATCATCGATGTCGGCTACAAGATGGAAGGCCGCGTCGATCTGAAAGAATTCGCAAATCCCGGCGAAGACGCGAATCTGAGCGTCGGCGACGAAGTCGAAGTGTATCTGGACCGCGTCGAAAACGCCCGCGGCGAAGCTTCGATCAGCCGTGAAAAGGCCCGTCGTGAGGAAGCCTGGGATCGTCTGGAAAAGGCCTATGCCGAGGAAGAGAGCGTCGAAGGCGCCATCTTCGGTCGCGTCAAGGGCGGCTTCACCGTCGATCTTGGCGGCGCTGTTGCCTTCCTGCCCGGTTCGCAGGTTGATGTGCGCCCGGTGCGTGATGCAGGCCCGTTGATGGGTCTGAAGCAGCCCTTCCAGATCCTGAAAATGGACCGCCGCCGCGGCAATATCGTCGTGTCGCGCCGCGCCATTCTGGAAGAGAGCCGCGCCGAACAGCGTGCCGAGGTCATTGCCAACCTGACCGAAGGCCAGACCGTTGACGGCGTGGTCAAGAACATCACCGAATACGGTGCCTTCGTCGATCTTGGCGGCGTTGACGGCCTGCTGCACGTCACCGACATGGCTTGGCGTCGCGTCAACCACCCGTCTGAAATCCTGTCCATCGGCGAAACCGTCAAGGTTCAGGTCATCAAGATCAACCGTGACAGCCACCGCATCAGCCTTGGCATGAAGCAGCTTCAGGCCGATCCGTGGGACAGCGTTGCCGAGAAATTCCCGATCGGTTCCGTCCATCAGGGCCGCGTCACGAACATCACCGATTACGGTGCCTTCGTGGAACTGGAAGCAGGCATCGAAGGTCTGGTCCATGTCTCGGAAATGAGCTGGACCAAGAAGAACGTTCATCCCGGCAAGATCGTCTCGACCTCTCAGGAAGTCGACGTCATGGTGCTGGAAATCGACGAAGCCAAGCGCCGCGTGTCTCTGGGTCTCAAGCAGACGCAGCGGAACCCGTGGGAAGTCTTCGCCGAAACCCACCCGACCGGCACCCAGATCGAGGGCGAGGTCAAGAACATCACCGAATTCGGTCTGTTCGTGGGTCTCGACGGCGATATCGACGGTATGGTTCACCTGTCGGATATCTCGTGGGATGTCCGGGGCGAGGACGCCATTCAGGACTTCCGCAAGGGCGATGTCGTCCGCGCGGTCGTGCAGGAAGTCGATGTCGAGAAAGAGCGTATTTCGCTGTCGATCAAGGCGCTTGAAAACGAAGCGATGGCCGAGGCTGTCGAAGGCGTCAAGCGTGGCGATGTCATCACCGTGGAAGTAACCGCGATCGAGGATGGCGGGATCGAGGTGGAATATAACAGCGCAAAGTCGTTCATCCGCCGCTCGGATCTGGCCCGCGACCGTCAGGACCAGCGTCCCGAACGTTTCGGCGTCGGCGACAAGGTCGATGTGCGCGTCACCAATGTCGATGCGAAATCGCGTCGTCTGGGTCTGTCGATCAAGGCCCGCGAGATCGCCGAGGAAAAAGAAGCCGTCGAACAATATGGCAGCTCCGACTCGGGTGCCTCGCTTGGCGACATTCTGGGCGCTGCGCTGAAAAGCCGCGAGTAA
- the rpsB gene encoding 30S ribosomal protein S2, with the protein MALPEFSMRQLLEAGVHYGHQTQRWNPRMSEYIYGDRNGIHIVDLTQTVPMLDQALQVVRDTVAKGGRVLFVGTKRQAQKPVADAAERSAQFYMNHRWLGGTLTNWKTVSQSINRLKQIDETMEQGAEGLTKKERLQLEREQTKLQASLGGIREMGGLPDLLFVIDVNKEDLAIAEAKKLGIPVVAVVDTNCSPEGVDYIIPGNDDAARAIALYCDLASRAALDGMSAQMGAAGVDLGALADVPAEEVEAEETVAAESDA; encoded by the coding sequence ATGGCGCTCCCTGAATTCTCCATGCGTCAGCTGCTTGAAGCTGGCGTTCACTACGGTCACCAGACGCAGCGGTGGAATCCGCGGATGTCGGAATACATCTATGGCGATCGCAACGGCATTCACATCGTCGATTTGACGCAGACCGTTCCGATGCTGGATCAGGCGCTGCAGGTCGTGCGTGACACCGTTGCCAAAGGCGGCCGCGTGCTGTTCGTCGGCACCAAGCGTCAGGCGCAGAAGCCGGTCGCCGATGCTGCCGAGCGTTCCGCGCAGTTCTATATGAACCATCGCTGGCTGGGTGGCACTCTGACCAACTGGAAAACAGTTTCGCAGTCGATCAACCGCCTCAAGCAGATCGACGAGACGATGGAACAGGGCGCTGAAGGTCTGACCAAGAAAGAGCGTCTCCAGCTTGAGCGTGAGCAGACCAAGCTTCAGGCCTCGCTTGGCGGGATCCGCGAAATGGGCGGCCTGCCGGATCTGCTGTTCGTGATCGACGTGAACAAGGAAGATCTCGCGATTGCCGAAGCCAAGAAGCTGGGTATTCCGGTCGTCGCCGTGGTCGATACGAATTGCTCGCCCGAAGGTGTGGATTACATCATTCCGGGCAATGATGACGCGGCGCGTGCAATCGCGCTGTACTGCGATCTGGCGAGCCGTGCGGCTCTGGACGGCATGTCCGCGCAGATGGGTGCGGCGGGTGTTGACCTGGGTGCTCTGGCCGATGTGCCTGCGGAAGAGGTCGAGGCGGAAGAAACCGTCGCTGCCGAATCCGACGCCTGA
- a CDS encoding (d)CMP kinase, giving the protein MPFTIAIDGPAASGKGTIARALAREFGFSHLDTGLLYRAVGAKGGDPVQAAQSLTPDDLRRHDLRSNEAGQAASRVAAIPEVRSALVEFQRSFALQEPGAVLDGRDIGTVICPEADLKLYVIASDEVRARRRAAEIGADPSETLIALRERDARDSERATAPLRPAEDAVVLDTSELSIGDAVRFAVGLVEIRRAG; this is encoded by the coding sequence ATGCCGTTTACCATCGCCATTGACGGACCCGCCGCCTCGGGCAAGGGGACGATTGCCCGCGCCCTGGCGAGGGAGTTCGGCTTTTCCCATCTGGATACTGGCTTGCTGTATCGCGCGGTTGGGGCGAAAGGCGGCGATCCGGTTCAGGCGGCACAATCGCTGACGCCGGACGATCTGCGCCGCCACGATCTGCGTAGCAATGAGGCCGGGCAGGCCGCCAGCAGGGTCGCGGCGATTCCGGAAGTGCGCAGCGCTCTGGTCGAATTTCAGCGCAGTTTTGCCCTTCAGGAACCGGGAGCGGTTCTGGATGGGCGCGATATCGGCACGGTCATTTGCCCCGAGGCTGATCTCAAGCTTTATGTGATCGCCTCGGATGAGGTGCGTGCGCGGCGTCGTGCGGCAGAAATCGGCGCGGACCCCTCGGAAACGCTGATCGCGCTGCGTGAACGGGACGCCCGTGACAGCGAACGCGCTACGGCGCCGCTGCGTCCCGCCGAGGATGCCGTGGTGCTGGACACAAGCGAGTTGTCCATCGGGGACGCGGTTCGCTTTGCGGTCGGACTGGTCGAGATTCGCCGGGCCGGATAA
- a CDS encoding nitrite reductase, translated as MTCQHISTRSTLFASAALALILGMTGSALAQDTADQPPQAELEDHTTQPQDQYQPSLDVLAEEELPVPGAPEGVEPLTQAEFNEANEIYFQRCAGCHGVLRKGATGKALTPDLTRELGFEYLQSFINYGSPAGMPNWGTSGDLTPEQVDMMAKYIMLDPASPPEWGMPEMRESWIVHVPPEDRPTEKMNDWDLDNLFSVTLRDAGQIALIDGGTYEIRKVLDTGYAVHISRMSASGRYLFVIGRDAKVDMIDLWMEDPSVVAEIKIGSEARSVETSKMEGWEDKYAIAGAYWPPQYVIMDGATLEPLRIVSTRGMTYDEQVYHPEPRVAAILGSHYRPEFIVNVKETGKIQLVDYTDLKNLKITEIDAERFLHDGGLDSTRRYFITAANARDRLVVIDTKEGTLEAVTDTGGITPHPGRGANIEHPVYGPVWATSHLGGESVALIGTDPEGHPDQAWKIVDSFYALGGGSLFVKTYPGSNHLYVDATLNPDAEISGSVAVFNIDEFDDDPETEPEYTTLNIAEMAEITEGQPRVVQGEFNKDGTEVWFSVWNAQDMESAIVVINDETLELVKVIKDPRLITPTGKFNVKNTQQDIY; from the coding sequence ATGACATGTCAGCATATATCCACTCGCAGTACCCTGTTTGCATCCGCAGCACTTGCCCTGATTCTGGGCATGACCGGCAGCGCGTTAGCACAGGACACCGCCGACCAGCCGCCGCAGGCCGAGCTTGAGGATCACACCACCCAGCCACAGGATCAGTATCAGCCTTCGCTGGACGTTCTGGCTGAAGAGGAATTACCCGTACCCGGCGCACCGGAAGGGGTCGAGCCTCTGACTCAGGCGGAATTCAACGAGGCGAACGAGATCTATTTTCAGCGCTGCGCAGGCTGTCACGGCGTGCTGCGCAAGGGCGCGACCGGTAAGGCATTGACCCCTGACCTGACCCGCGAACTGGGTTTCGAATATCTGCAAAGCTTCATCAATTACGGCTCGCCTGCAGGGATGCCCAACTGGGGAACATCCGGCGATCTGACGCCTGAGCAGGTCGATATGATGGCGAAATACATCATGCTCGACCCGGCCAGCCCGCCGGAATGGGGCATGCCCGAGATGCGGGAAAGCTGGATCGTCCATGTCCCGCCGGAAGATCGCCCGACCGAAAAGATGAATGACTGGGATCTGGACAATCTGTTCAGCGTCACTCTCCGCGACGCCGGACAGATCGCGCTGATCGATGGCGGCACCTATGAAATCAGGAAGGTGCTGGACACAGGCTATGCCGTGCATATCAGCCGCATGTCCGCATCCGGGCGCTATCTCTTTGTGATCGGCCGCGATGCCAAGGTGGATATGATCGACCTGTGGATGGAAGATCCCTCGGTCGTGGCCGAAATCAAGATCGGGTCCGAGGCCCGCTCGGTCGAAACCTCGAAAATGGAGGGATGGGAGGATAAATACGCCATTGCCGGGGCCTATTGGCCACCGCAATACGTGATCATGGACGGCGCCACGCTGGAGCCTCTGCGCATCGTCTCGACGCGCGGCATGACCTATGACGAACAGGTCTATCACCCCGAACCGCGCGTAGCGGCGATTCTGGGCAGCCATTACCGCCCGGAATTCATCGTCAATGTGAAGGAAACCGGGAAGATCCAACTCGTCGACTATACCGATCTGAAGAACCTGAAGATCACCGAGATCGATGCCGAACGCTTCCTGCATGATGGCGGGCTGGACAGTACGCGGCGCTATTTCATCACTGCCGCAAATGCCCGCGACAGGCTGGTGGTTATCGACACCAAGGAAGGCACACTTGAAGCCGTCACCGATACGGGCGGCATTACGCCGCATCCGGGTCGCGGAGCGAATATCGAGCACCCGGTCTATGGTCCGGTCTGGGCAACTTCGCATCTTGGCGGTGAATCGGTGGCATTGATCGGCACCGATCCGGAAGGGCATCCCGATCAGGCATGGAAGATCGTCGACAGCTTCTATGCGCTTGGAGGCGGTTCCCTGTTCGTGAAAACCTATCCCGGCTCGAATCATCTTTATGTCGACGCGACACTGAACCCGGACGCCGAAATTTCCGGCTCTGTCGCCGTTTTCAATATCGACGAATTCGACGACGACCCGGAAACGGAACCCGAATACACCACGCTGAACATTGCGGAGATGGCCGAGATTACCGAGGGTCAGCCCCGCGTCGTTCAGGGAGAGTTCAACAAGGACGGCACCGAAGTCTGGTTCTCGGTCTGGAACGCTCAGGACATGGAATCGGCCATTGTTGTCATCAATGACGAAACACTGGAACTGGTGAAAGTCATCAAGGATCCGCGCCTGATCACGCCGACGGGCAAGTTCAATGTGAAAAACACCCAACAGGATATCTATTGA
- the tsf gene encoding translation elongation factor Ts yields MAITAQMVKELRESTGAGMMDAKKALTETDGDMEAAVDWLRTKGLAKAAKKSDRVAAEGLVAVAVQGGKGVAVEVNSETDFVAKNEEFQNMVRGIAQTALDVDSVDALRDAKLNGKPVSEVITDAVAKIGEKMDLRRMDAVEGDSVVSYVHNAAAEGMGKIGVLVALKGDNPEIGKQIAMHIAATNPASLSEDDLDPALVEREKSVLTEQARESGKPENIIENMIKGRMKKFFEEVTLLGQKFVINPDITVAEAAKEGGVEVLSFIRMGVGEGIEKKEEDFAAEVAKTLGGN; encoded by the coding sequence ATGGCGATTACCGCTCAGATGGTGAAAGAACTGCGTGAATCGACCGGCGCAGGCATGATGGACGCCAAGAAGGCGCTGACCGAAACCGATGGCGACATGGAAGCCGCCGTTGACTGGCTGCGCACCAAGGGTCTGGCGAAGGCGGCCAAGAAATCCGACCGCGTTGCAGCCGAGGGTCTGGTCGCTGTTGCCGTTCAGGGCGGCAAGGGCGTTGCGGTCGAGGTGAACTCGGAAACCGACTTCGTGGCCAAGAACGAAGAATTCCAAAATATGGTTCGCGGCATTGCCCAAACCGCTCTGGATGTCGATTCCGTGGACGCGCTGCGCGACGCAAAGCTGAACGGCAAGCCGGTCAGCGAAGTCATCACCGATGCCGTTGCGAAGATCGGTGAGAAAATGGATCTGCGCCGCATGGACGCGGTCGAAGGCGACAGTGTGGTGTCCTATGTGCACAACGCCGCAGCCGAGGGCATGGGCAAGATCGGCGTTCTGGTTGCTCTGAAGGGCGATAACCCTGAAATCGGCAAGCAGATCGCGATGCATATTGCCGCGACCAATCCGGCCTCTCTGTCGGAAGACGATCTGGATCCGGCTCTGGTCGAGCGCGAGAAATCCGTTCTGACCGAGCAGGCCCGCGAATCCGGAAAGCCCGAGAATATCATCGAAAACATGATCAAGGGCCGGATGAAGAAGTTCTTCGAGGAGGTCACGCTTCTCGGTCAGAAATTCGTCATCAACCCGGATATCACCGTTGCGGAAGCCGCCAAAGAAGGCGGTGTCGAGGTGCTTTCCTTCATCCGCATGGGTGTCGGCGAAGGTATCGAGAAGAAAGAAGAAGATTTCGCCGCAGAGGTCGCCAAGACCCTCGGCGGAAACTGA
- a CDS encoding SufE family protein, with translation MTTEAFEDIVETFAFLDDWEDRYRHLIEIGKDMPPMDAALQTPASKVDGCASQVWIVPVVRDGSFDFIGDSDALIVRGLIAVVHALYAGLPVGDVEKVDASAQLARLSLNEHLSSQRSNGLRAMVARIREHAAAATA, from the coding sequence ATGACCACCGAAGCCTTCGAAGACATCGTCGAGACATTCGCGTTCCTGGATGACTGGGAAGATCGCTATCGCCATTTGATCGAGATCGGCAAGGATATGCCGCCGATGGATGCGGCGCTTCAGACGCCCGCCAGCAAGGTCGATGGCTGTGCCAGTCAGGTCTGGATCGTGCCGGTGGTCAGGGATGGCAGCTTCGATTTCATCGGTGACAGCGATGCGCTGATCGTGCGCGGCCTGATCGCGGTGGTTCACGCGCTCTATGCTGGATTGCCGGTGGGAGATGTAGAAAAGGTTGATGCTTCCGCGCAGCTTGCCCGGCTTTCCCTGAATGAGCATCTGTCGTCTCAGCGCTCGAACGGTTTGCGGGCGATGGTGGCGCGGATCCGCGAGCACGCGGCTGCTGCAACGGCGTAG
- a CDS encoding phosphoribosylanthranilate isomerase has product MAQVKICGLTRSEHVAAAVGAGASFIGFVFFTKSPRYVTPEKAAELAREVPPGIARVGLFVDPDDAPLEQVLAEVPLDILQLHGRESADRVAEIRQRFGLPVMKAVGVAGPDDLEALWDYGLVADLLLVDAKAPKDAILPGGNGLAFDWRLLVGRKWLTPWMLAGGLSADNVAEAIRLTGARIVDVSSGVESAPGEKDPEMIRRFVSAAS; this is encoded by the coding sequence TTGGCTCAGGTCAAGATCTGCGGGCTGACCCGATCCGAACATGTCGCCGCTGCGGTCGGGGCCGGGGCTTCTTTTATCGGTTTTGTCTTCTTTACAAAATCTCCGCGCTATGTGACGCCTGAAAAGGCGGCGGAACTGGCGCGTGAGGTTCCGCCGGGCATTGCCCGGGTGGGGCTTTTCGTCGATCCGGACGATGCGCCGCTTGAACAGGTGCTGGCAGAGGTTCCGCTGGATATCCTGCAACTTCACGGGCGCGAATCGGCTGACCGTGTTGCAGAGATCAGGCAGCGTTTCGGCCTGCCGGTCATGAAGGCGGTGGGCGTTGCCGGTCCGGACGATCTTGAGGCGCTTTGGGATTACGGGCTGGTTGCAGATCTTCTGCTGGTCGATGCCAAGGCACCGAAGGACGCCATCCTGCCCGGCGGGAACGGGCTGGCCTTCGACTGGCGCTTGCTGGTCGGGCGAAAATGGCTGACCCCTTGGATGCTGGCGGGCGGGCTGAGCGCGGATAACGTCGCCGAAGCGATCCGGCTGACCGGGGCGCGCATCGTTGATGTGTCCTCGGGCGTCGAATCGGCTCCGGGGGAAAAGGATCCCGAGATGATCCGCCGCTTCGTCAGCGCGGCCTCATGA
- a CDS encoding LapA family protein, translating to MRIIRLLFVILLAVLLVAIALANRSAVTLRALPETFDQYTGGPWQITLPLFLVIFLAIVSGIVIGFIWEWLREAHIRNAATRRRQEVQRLEREVGNLRDRHNAPNDEVLAILDQPKLAASAQPATGTSLPATR from the coding sequence ATGCGCATCATCCGCCTTCTGTTCGTCATCCTGCTGGCTGTTCTGCTGGTGGCCATCGCTCTTGCTAACCGCTCCGCCGTGACGCTGAGAGCGCTGCCTGAGACGTTCGATCAATATACGGGCGGTCCGTGGCAGATTACTCTGCCGTTGTTCCTGGTGATTTTTCTTGCGATTGTCAGTGGCATCGTGATCGGGTTCATCTGGGAATGGCTCCGCGAGGCGCATATTCGCAATGCGGCGACCCGCCGGAGGCAGGAAGTGCAGCGGCTGGAACGTGAGGTCGGAAATCTGCGCGACCGGCACAACGCCCCGAATGATGAGGTGCTGGCGATACTGGACCAGCCAAAGCTCGCCGCTTCGGCTCAGCCTGCGACGGGAACCAGCCTGCCTGCGACGCGCTGA
- a CDS encoding GNAT family N-acetyltransferase yields MIRFRPATRDDIPAIMALLADDMLGKTREMPDPASYYAAFDAISDEPQNMVYVGEQAGQVVATYQLTIISGLSLSASRRAQIEAVRVDASLRGQGVGATLMVDAERRACDAGAKLVQLTSNAAREDAHRFYERLGYAPSHIGFKKKL; encoded by the coding sequence ATGATCCGCTTCCGCCCTGCAACGCGTGACGATATTCCCGCCATCATGGCGCTTCTTGCGGATGATATGCTGGGGAAAACACGCGAGATGCCCGATCCGGCCAGCTATTATGCCGCTTTCGATGCAATCTCGGATGAGCCGCAGAACATGGTTTATGTGGGTGAGCAGGCCGGGCAGGTCGTGGCGACCTATCAACTGACGATCATCTCCGGGCTTTCATTGTCGGCCAGTCGCCGGGCGCAGATCGAGGCCGTCCGCGTCGATGCATCGCTGCGTGGGCAGGGCGTAGGAGCCACGCTGATGGTGGATGCCGAGAGGCGGGCTTGCGATGCCGGGGCGAAGCTTGTGCAACTGACCAGCAATGCGGCACGGGAAGATGCGCATCGCTTCTATGAGCGGCTTGGCTATGCGCCAAGCCATATCGGTTTCAAGAAAAAGCTCTGA
- a CDS encoding response regulator, translated as MSLNILAVDDSRTMRDMLRISLTGAGMNVTTAEDGIHGLELLEALQPDAIISDVNMPRMDGFGFIEAVRRIDRLRAIPILMLTTESAPELKARSRNAGATGWIVKPFDPQKLVAALRQVTG; from the coding sequence ATGAGCCTGAATATCCTCGCCGTCGATGACAGCCGCACAATGCGCGACATGCTTCGCATCTCTCTGACAGGCGCAGGGATGAACGTCACCACCGCCGAAGACGGCATTCACGGTCTTGAATTGCTTGAGGCGTTGCAGCCTGACGCGATCATCTCTGATGTGAACATGCCGCGTATGGATGGTTTCGGCTTCATCGAGGCAGTGCGCAGGATCGACCGTCTTCGCGCGATTCCGATCCTGATGCTGACTACGGAAAGTGCACCGGAACTGAAGGCTCGTTCCCGCAATGCGGGTGCGACCGGCTGGATCGTCAAGCCATTCGACCCGCAGAAACTGGTCGCTGCGCTGCGTCAGGTGACAGGCTGA
- the ihfB gene encoding integration host factor subunit beta: MIRSELIQKIAEENPHLIQRDVDRIVSTIFDEIIDAMSRGERVELRGFGAFSVKKRDARMGRNPRTGESVPVDEKHVPFFKTGKLLRDRLNGDA; the protein is encoded by the coding sequence ATGATACGGTCGGAGCTGATTCAGAAAATCGCGGAAGAAAACCCGCATCTCATTCAACGGGACGTGGATCGGATCGTCTCGACCATTTTCGATGAAATCATCGACGCCATGTCGCGCGGTGAGCGTGTCGAGCTTCGTGGATTCGGTGCATTTTCGGTCAAGAAGCGGGATGCCCGCATGGGCCGGAACCCGCGCACCGGCGAATCCGTACCCGTCGATGAAAAGCATGTTCCCTTCTTCAAGACCGGCAAGCTGTTGCGTGACAGGTTGAACGGAGACGCCTGA